The following proteins come from a genomic window of Nitrospira sp.:
- a CDS encoding aminodeoxychorismate/anthranilate synthase component II yields MLLVIDNYDSFTYNLVQYLGELGEDVQVYRNDKITLDQIEELHPSRLVISPGPCTPREAGISVDAIRRFGGKLPILGVCLGHQSMAVAYGGEVVRAPRLMHGKTSQIQHDGKTLFHSLPNPFEATRYHSLIVKRVNLPDCCEISAETAEGEIMGLRHKTLGVEGVQFHPESILTAVGKDLLRNFLKL; encoded by the coding sequence ATGCTGCTGGTCATCGATAACTACGACTCCTTTACCTACAACCTTGTCCAATATCTCGGAGAATTGGGCGAGGATGTACAAGTCTATCGAAACGATAAGATTACGCTCGACCAGATCGAGGAGTTGCATCCGAGCCGTCTTGTGATTTCACCGGGACCATGCACGCCAAGAGAGGCCGGTATTTCGGTCGATGCGATTCGTCGGTTCGGAGGGAAGCTGCCCATTCTCGGCGTCTGTCTGGGACATCAATCGATGGCCGTCGCGTACGGAGGAGAAGTCGTCCGAGCTCCCCGCCTGATGCATGGGAAGACGTCGCAGATCCAGCACGACGGCAAGACCCTCTTTCATTCGCTACCCAATCCGTTTGAGGCGACGCGCTATCATTCTCTCATCGTGAAGCGGGTCAATCTTCCGGATTGTTGCGAGATTTCCGCCGAAACGGCCGAGGGTGAAATCATGGGGCTCCGCCACAAAACGCTTGGTGTCGAAGGCGTCCAATTCCATCCGGAATCGATCCTGACGGCCGTCGGAAAAGATCTGCTCCGAAACTTCTTGAAACTCTAG
- a CDS encoding Anthranilate phosphoribosyltransferase: MIKEALAKLADRIDLSAQEAETVMLEIMDGAVTSAQMAAYLMGLRQKGETVAEVVGSVSAMRSRAMRIRVGSSIVVDTCGTGGDGADTFNISTTAAFVVAGAGITVAKHGNCSVSSRSGSADVLSTLGVKIDLEPRRVADCIDEVGIGFLFAPLYHGAMKQCAGVRHEMGIRTLLNVLGPLANPAGATHQVLGVYDVKWTDILGRVLLELGSQHCFVIHGLDGLDEITLSSRTRIAEGKGGVVSSYFVAPEEFEIRRTARKEFVGGSPEENARTTKEILQGRKGPRRDIVCLNAAPAMVVGQKAKTLKDGFRLAQQTIDSGAAAEKLDRLIAFTRKHD, encoded by the coding sequence ATGATCAAAGAAGCGCTTGCCAAATTGGCCGACCGAATCGACCTTTCCGCGCAGGAAGCCGAGACGGTCATGCTGGAGATTATGGACGGAGCTGTAACTTCGGCTCAGATGGCCGCCTATCTCATGGGACTTAGGCAAAAAGGTGAAACAGTCGCTGAAGTCGTCGGTTCGGTCAGCGCCATGCGATCACGAGCGATGCGAATCAGGGTCGGGTCATCGATCGTTGTCGATACCTGCGGCACGGGCGGGGATGGTGCCGATACGTTTAATATATCCACGACCGCGGCATTCGTGGTCGCCGGGGCCGGCATTACCGTGGCCAAACACGGGAATTGTTCCGTGTCCTCTCGATCCGGCAGCGCGGATGTGCTGAGCACGCTCGGTGTGAAGATCGACCTGGAGCCGAGACGGGTAGCCGATTGCATCGACGAAGTCGGTATCGGATTCTTGTTCGCCCCGCTCTATCACGGCGCAATGAAACAATGTGCCGGGGTCCGACACGAGATGGGAATCCGGACCCTTCTCAACGTGCTTGGCCCGCTGGCGAATCCTGCCGGCGCCACGCACCAAGTGCTTGGAGTCTATGATGTGAAGTGGACGGACATCCTCGGGCGTGTGCTCTTGGAACTCGGATCGCAACATTGTTTCGTGATTCACGGATTGGATGGCCTGGATGAGATCACCTTGTCGAGCCGGACGAGAATAGCGGAGGGGAAGGGCGGCGTGGTGTCGAGTTATTTCGTCGCGCCGGAGGAGTTCGAGATCCGGCGTACGGCGCGAAAAGAATTCGTCGGAGGCTCGCCCGAGGAAAACGCACGGACGACGAAAGAGATTCTCCAAGGCCGGAAGGGCCCGAGACGGGATATCGTGTGTCTGAACGCCGCGCCTGCGATGGTCGTAGGCCAAAAGGCTAAAACACTCAAGGACGGATTTCGTCTTGCACAACAAACGATCGACTCCGGGGCCGCCGCAGAGAAACTTGATCGACTCATTGCGTTTACCAGGAAGCATGATTGA
- a CDS encoding Anthranilate synthase, aminase component, translating to MQAATYSLTLDEFRSYAKQGNLIPLFREILADHDTPVSAFAKIDHGPSAYLLESIQGGEKWARYSFLGSGSPLVIYEDRGDLCVKKGSDRRRIPSRGAPLDRLREILETYRPVTVPDLPRFVGGAVGYLGYDMVRTFEDLPFRRKEHLDIPDFAFLLTETLLIFDNVSQKIKVVANAHVKSPSERDIRSAYRDATGRIEAMITRIRRPLRRVKPRRRRSPIRFTANMSKADFEKIVSRAQEYIKAGDIFQCVLSQRWETNLQTPPFQLYRALRLVNPSPYMYYLRIAGVELVGSSPEILVRCEDGLVSVRPIAGTRRRGATTDEDAELERRLLADAKERAEHIMLVDLGRNDVGRVAEGGSVHVESLMDVERYSHVMHMVSNVTGKLCPNKTVYDVLKACFPAGTVSGAPKIRAMEIIEELEPTRRGPYAGAVGYIGFSGNMDMCINIRTVVVTRRRAFIQAGAGIVADSNPEHEYEETCNKSRAMMKAIELAEQGLE from the coding sequence ATGCAGGCCGCAACCTATTCGCTCACTCTGGATGAGTTTCGCTCCTACGCAAAACAGGGCAATCTCATTCCGTTGTTCCGTGAAATCCTGGCGGACCACGATACGCCGGTCTCGGCTTTTGCCAAGATTGATCACGGTCCCTCGGCCTACCTGCTGGAGAGTATTCAGGGCGGAGAAAAGTGGGCCAGATATTCTTTTCTTGGAAGTGGATCTCCGCTCGTCATCTACGAGGATCGTGGCGATCTTTGTGTGAAGAAAGGGTCGGATCGTCGGCGGATCCCTAGCCGAGGTGCGCCGCTGGACCGTCTGCGGGAGATCTTGGAGACGTATCGCCCCGTCACCGTCCCGGATCTGCCCCGTTTCGTAGGTGGAGCCGTGGGTTACCTTGGCTACGACATGGTGCGGACGTTCGAGGATCTTCCCTTTCGAAGGAAGGAGCACCTCGATATTCCGGACTTTGCCTTTCTCTTGACCGAGACACTGCTCATTTTTGACAACGTGTCGCAGAAGATCAAGGTCGTCGCCAATGCCCATGTGAAGTCTCCGTCGGAACGAGATATTCGTTCGGCCTATCGTGACGCAACAGGCAGGATTGAAGCGATGATTACTAGAATCCGTCGACCACTTCGGCGTGTGAAGCCAAGACGTAGACGATCGCCGATTCGTTTCACAGCCAACATGAGCAAGGCGGACTTTGAGAAGATCGTTTCTCGTGCCCAGGAATACATCAAGGCTGGAGATATCTTTCAATGTGTCCTGTCGCAGCGGTGGGAAACGAATCTCCAGACCCCTCCGTTTCAACTCTATCGGGCCTTGCGCCTCGTGAATCCTTCGCCGTACATGTATTACCTCCGGATTGCAGGGGTTGAACTCGTGGGCTCGTCTCCTGAAATTCTTGTGCGATGTGAGGATGGACTTGTTTCAGTACGTCCGATTGCCGGGACCAGACGGCGCGGCGCGACGACGGATGAAGATGCGGAATTGGAGCGCCGTCTTCTTGCCGATGCCAAGGAACGGGCCGAGCATATTATGCTGGTGGATCTTGGGCGCAATGATGTCGGTCGTGTGGCTGAAGGGGGATCCGTCCACGTCGAGTCGTTGATGGATGTCGAGCGGTACTCGCACGTTATGCATATGGTCTCCAATGTCACCGGCAAGCTGTGTCCGAACAAGACGGTGTATGATGTGCTGAAGGCGTGCTTTCCGGCCGGGACCGTGTCCGGTGCCCCAAAAATCAGAGCCATGGAAATCATCGAGGAACTTGAGCCGACTAGACGCGGGCCCTACGCCGGTGCCGTCGGCTACATCGGGTTTTCGGGTAATATGGACATGTGCATCAATATCCGTACGGTCGTTGTGACACGCCGCCGTGCTTTCATCCAGGCCGGCGCCGGCATCGTCGCCGACTCGAATCCGGAACATGAGTACGAAGAAACGTGCAACAAATCCCGCGCCATGATGAAGGCGATCGAACTGGCGGAACAGGGATTAGAATAG